The Pseudomonas solani genome segment GCCGCTGCCGCTAAACCGGCTGCTGCCAAGCCTGCCGCCAAACCCGTCGCTGCCAAACCGGCTGCTGCGAAGCCGGCTGCCAAACCCGCTGCCAAGCCGGCACCCAAGGCCGCTGCCAAGCCTGCTGCGAAAGCGCCGGTCAAGGCGGCTGCCAAGCCCGCCGCTCCGGTGAGCGCTCCGGCTGCCAAGCCTGCTGCACCGGCTCCGGCCGCCGCCCCCGCTGCTCCGGCGCCGTCGACCGCCAATGGCGCGGCCGCACCGACCACGCCGTCGGCTTAAGCCTCGATAGCCGCGGCGCGCAGCGATTGCAGCGCGTCGCGGTCTTCCCTCGCCGTTCCGGCGAGCACGTCCAGCCAGCTCCAATCCTGCCCATTGGCTTCCGGCCAGGGCGCAGCGATCTCTTCCAGACGCGCCAGCAGGCGTCGCTCTGCGTCCAGCTCCAAGCGCTTCACGCCGTCGCGCAGCTCGCACAATCCCGTATCCGTCCCCGCTGCTTCACGCCATGCCTGCCTGAGCCTGCGCAAGGGTTCCACCACATCCCGTTGCCAGGGGCCGGCGATGCCTTGCAGCTGTTCCGCGCAAACGGGGTCGTAGTGGACGCCGCGCCTTCCAAGCCAGGCTGCAGCCAGTAACAGGCACACATCGGCACCCTGTTCCTGCAGGCGCAGGCAGGCGTTTTCGACGCCCGGGCGGGCGTAGAGGTCGAGGGCGAAATTCCATAGATCGGGGGGCATGGCGCATACCGGGCGGTGGGGGAATGAAGCTGATAAACTCCGCCGCCATTATGATCCGACTCCAGAACCTCACACTACAGCGTGGTCCTCAGCGCCTGCTCGAAGGCGCCGAACTGACCCTGCACACCGGCCAGAAGGTCGGCCTCATCGGCGCCAACGGTGCCGGTAAATCCAGCCTCTTCGCCCTGCTGCGCGGCGAGCTCGGCCCTGACGCGGGCGACTGCTTCGTGCCGGCCGACTGGCGCATCGCGCACATGCGCCAGGAGGTGGACACCCTCGACCGCCTGGCGGTGGACTACGTCCTCGATGGCGACCTGCACCTGCGTCGCGTGCAGGCCGAGCTGGCCGTGGCCGAGGCGGGCCATGACGGCACCGCCATCGCCCGCCTGCACATCGAACTGGACAGCGCCGACGGCTACACGGCCGATGCCCGCGCGCGCAAGCTGCTGGCCGGCCTCGGCTTCACCAGCGAGCAGATGGACCGCCGCGTCGGCGACTTCTCCGGCGGCTGGCGGATGCGCCTCAACCTGGCCCAGGCGCTGATGTGCCCGTCCGAACTGCTGCTGCTCGACGAGCCCACCAACCACCTCGACCTCGACGCCATCCTCTGGCTCGAAGAGTGGCTCAAGGGTTACCCGGGCACCCTGCTGCTGATTTCCCACGACCGCGACTTCCTCGATGCGGTGGTGGATAACGTCGCTCATCTCGAGCAACAGAAGCTGACCCTTTACCGGGGCGGTTACTCGGCCTTCGAGCGCACCCGTGCCGAGCGCCTGGCGCAGCAGCAACAGGCCTACGAGAAACAGCAGGCCCAGCGTGCGCACATGGAGAAGTACATCGCCCGCTTCAAGGCCCAGGCCACCAAGGCCCGCCAGGCCCAGAGCCGGATCAAGGCCCTGGAGCGCCTGGAAGAGCTGGCGCCCGCCCATGTGGATTCGCCCTTCGACTTCGTCTTCCGCGAGGCCGACAAGATCTCCAGCCCACTGCTGGATGTCGCCGAAGGCCAGCTCGGCTATGGCGACAAGGTGGTGCTGCAGCAGGTCAAGCTGCAGCTCGTTCCCGGTGCGCGCATCGGCCTGCTCGGTCCCAACGGCGCGGGCAAGTCGACCCTGATCAAGACCCTTTCCGGTGAGCTGGCGCCTGTCGCCGGGCGCCTGTCCCGGGGCGAGAACCTCGCCATCGGCTACTTCGCCCAGCATCAGCTGGACTCCCTCGATCCCAAGGCCAGCCCGCTGCTGCACCTGCAGCGCCTGGCCCCGACCGAGCGCGAGCAGACCCTGCGCGACTTCCTCGGCGGCTTCGACTTCCGTGGCGACCGCTGCGACGAGCCGGTGCTGAATTTCTCCGGTGGCGAGAAGGCGCGCCTGGCCCTGGCGCTGATCGCCTGGCAGAAGCCCAACCTGCTGTTGCTCGACGAACCGACCAACCACCTGGACCTGGAAATGCGCCTGGCGCTGACCATGGCCCTGCAGGATTTCGCCGGCGCGGTGCTGGTGGTTTCCCACGATCGTCATTTGCTCAAGAGCACCACCGACGAATTCCTCCTGGTGGCGGACGGGCGCATCCAGCCCTTCGATGGCGACCTCGACGACTACGCCCGCTGGCTGGTGGACT includes the following:
- a CDS encoding TIGR02444 family protein, which produces MPPDLWNFALDLYARPGVENACLRLQEQGADVCLLLAAAWLGRRGVHYDPVCAEQLQGIAGPWQRDVVEPLRRLRQAWREAAGTDTGLCELRDGVKRLELDAERRLLARLEEIAAPWPEANGQDWSWLDVLAGTAREDRDALQSLRAAAIEA
- a CDS encoding ATP-binding cassette domain-containing protein, producing the protein MIRLQNLTLQRGPQRLLEGAELTLHTGQKVGLIGANGAGKSSLFALLRGELGPDAGDCFVPADWRIAHMRQEVDTLDRLAVDYVLDGDLHLRRVQAELAVAEAGHDGTAIARLHIELDSADGYTADARARKLLAGLGFTSEQMDRRVGDFSGGWRMRLNLAQALMCPSELLLLDEPTNHLDLDAILWLEEWLKGYPGTLLLISHDRDFLDAVVDNVAHLEQQKLTLYRGGYSAFERTRAERLAQQQQAYEKQQAQRAHMEKYIARFKAQATKARQAQSRIKALERLEELAPAHVDSPFDFVFREADKISSPLLDVAEGQLGYGDKVVLQQVKLQLVPGARIGLLGPNGAGKSTLIKTLSGELAPVAGRLSRGENLAIGYFAQHQLDSLDPKASPLLHLQRLAPTEREQTLRDFLGGFDFRGDRCDEPVLNFSGGEKARLALALIAWQKPNLLLLDEPTNHLDLEMRLALTMALQDFAGAVLVVSHDRHLLKSTTDEFLLVADGRIQPFDGDLDDYARWLVDYRARQAPVNSPAGGSGAGTDKRAQRQAAAALRQQLAPHKREAEKLEKELGTLHEKLAAVETRLGDAGVYEASRKDELRDLLAEQAKLKTREAELEEKWLEALELLENLQSQLEASD